A single region of the bacterium genome encodes:
- the xylB gene encoding xylulokinase: MSFVIGCDVGTSGTKAIVVSESGKILSKVTVEYPLSTPHPGWAEQDPDIWVRASFQAIAGAVKKARVKPSDVKALGFSGQMHSSVFLDKQGKVLRPALLWCDTRTHEECLEITRKVGESHLRQWVSNPALEGFTLPKILWVKKHEPKTYAKIAQVLMPKDYVRYKLTGALATEVSDAAGTLYFDVKNRRWSKELLGKLGIPLAWFPQVVESQQICGRLTAQVAKQLGLREGCPVVGGGADNTCGAVGNGIIKSGDVMASLGTSGVFFAHSDKVKVDPGLRVHSFCHSVPDKWYLMGVILSAGFSLQWYRDTLGLSEKDLGKRTGTSAYKILSQMAGRVAPGSEGLLFLPYLMGERTPHKDAYARGAFVGMSARHGRAHFARAVFEGITFAMRDSLEIFRELKVPIRRVVATGGGAANPFQRQMQADIYGEEVVTVNSEEGPAYGAAILAMVGAKLYPSVPAACSKLIRVVTRTQPNTKRVKEYDVWYGEYRELYPALKGSFRSIGERLKT, from the coding sequence ATGTCTTTCGTGATCGGTTGTGATGTCGGCACTTCGGGGACCAAGGCCATCGTGGTCTCGGAGTCGGGCAAGATCCTTTCCAAGGTGACCGTCGAATATCCCCTCTCCACGCCGCATCCAGGTTGGGCCGAGCAAGACCCGGACATATGGGTCAGAGCCTCTTTTCAAGCCATTGCCGGGGCGGTGAAAAAGGCCCGCGTAAAGCCTTCGGACGTGAAGGCCCTCGGTTTTTCGGGCCAGATGCACTCCTCGGTCTTTCTCGATAAGCAGGGCAAGGTCCTGCGCCCGGCGCTCCTTTGGTGCGATACCCGCACCCATGAGGAATGCCTGGAGATCACCCGAAAGGTTGGGGAGAGCCACCTACGCCAATGGGTCTCCAATCCCGCTCTCGAAGGTTTTACCCTTCCTAAGATCCTTTGGGTCAAGAAGCACGAACCCAAGACCTACGCCAAGATCGCCCAGGTCCTCATGCCCAAGGATTACGTGCGCTACAAGCTGACCGGGGCCTTGGCCACCGAAGTTTCCGACGCCGCCGGGACCCTTTATTTCGATGTGAAGAACCGGCGTTGGTCCAAGGAACTCCTGGGCAAGTTGGGGATCCCCTTGGCTTGGTTCCCGCAAGTCGTGGAGTCCCAGCAGATCTGCGGGCGCCTGACGGCCCAAGTCGCCAAGCAGCTGGGCCTTCGGGAAGGTTGCCCTGTGGTCGGAGGCGGCGCGGACAACACATGCGGAGCGGTGGGGAACGGGATCATCAAATCCGGGGACGTCATGGCGAGCTTGGGCACTTCCGGGGTCTTCTTTGCCCACTCGGACAAGGTCAAGGTCGATCCGGGCCTGCGGGTCCACAGCTTTTGCCACAGCGTGCCGGACAAGTGGTATTTGATGGGTGTCATCCTCTCGGCGGGCTTCTCCTTGCAATGGTATCGGGACACCTTGGGCTTGAGCGAAAAGGACCTTGGGAAAAGGACCGGGACCAGCGCCTATAAGATCCTGAGCCAGATGGCCGGAAGGGTCGCTCCGGGAAGCGAAGGACTCCTGTTCCTACCCTATCTCATGGGCGAAAGGACGCCCCATAAGGATGCTTACGCCCGGGGGGCTTTCGTGGGGATGAGCGCCCGGCACGGGAGGGCCCATTTCGCCAGGGCCGTCTTCGAGGGCATCACCTTTGCCATGCGGGATTCGCTCGAGATCTTCCGGGAATTGAAGGTGCCGATCCGCCGGGTGGTGGCGACGGGTGGCGGGGCCGCCAATCCCTTCCAGCGCCAGATGCAGGCGGACATCTATGGGGAAGAAGTGGTCACGGTGAACAGTGAGGAAGGGCCGGCCTATGGGGCGGCCATCCTGGCCATGGTGGGGGCTAAACTATATCCTTCGGTCCCCGCGGCCTGCTCCAAGCTCATCCGGGTGGTCACCCGGACCCAACCCAACACGAAGAGGGTCAAGGAATACGACGTTTGGTATGGGGAATACCGGGAACTTTATCCGGCCTTGAAAGGTTCCTTCCGGTCCATCGGGGAAAGGCTGAAAACCTGA
- a CDS encoding cold-shock protein: protein MAQGTVKWFKNEKGFGFISQDGGEDVFVHHSSIQMDGYKTLNEGDRVEFNVTRGDKGLKAENVVKI, encoded by the coding sequence ATGGCTCAAGGTACAGTGAAGTGGTTCAAGAACGAGAAGGGTTTTGGTTTCATCTCCCAAGACGGTGGCGAGGATGTTTTCGTGCACCACTCGTCTATTCAGATGGACGGCTACAAAACGTTGAACGAGGGTGACCGTGTTGAATTCAACGTCACTCGCGGCGACAAGGGCCTCAAGGCCGAGAACGTCGTTAAGATCTAA
- a CDS encoding beta-galactosidase has product MSRVTVQEQRGLVYSGQGPEPWISGTFHYWRVQHELWADVLANIKAMGFSMVETYIPWAVHEVERGRFDFGGTDPNKNLEGFIQKVHQADLKLIVRPGPHINAELTFFGYPARVLYDPEVAAQEASGAFSIHDAYPKAFPNPSYASGKLYAETALWFDALAPILKRNLHPEGPIVALQVDNETGYFFRTGAYLLDYGNDSLLWYRTFLEMRHGSLEALNRTYGTTYRSFQEIEPPRSFDGKERKDLPYYLDWSRYKEWQINQCLKQVGEMWKERGVDGIPFFHNFFGPLTSPYNTNQAEWGGFGLDVVGIDNYPRKEQFLATSRIASYLAGTSKLPFIPEFGSGCWSLPLWENTFTVTDERFTTPLLFMFGLKAVNYYMLVERDRWMGSPITQDNKIRTPYFEMYRHWNAFLKRHHFHEWDLQADLLLLANYDQDRLLKALKKVENHFVHFLPEEIGYEEEQGLFPYRVEEEVPRWSDGSWSFALRNHLPLRCSDTVAPLERLRGHKVVWVPTFEALDKEAQDNLRRYAEEGGTVLMGPLVPSLDADYKPYCAFPELHSAPEAKVGKGRVVLIREFDEGKLLRTLASAGVNPVLEGLPNQVLATRFHKDGKTMVFLANAQDAPAGFEVSQKLAPLYGIPEDKPLKQGHLVLEPWSVTVWELRP; this is encoded by the coding sequence ATGTCCAGGGTGACCGTCCAAGAGCAACGGGGTCTCGTCTATTCGGGGCAAGGCCCCGAACCCTGGATCAGCGGCACCTTCCACTATTGGCGCGTCCAACATGAGCTTTGGGCCGATGTACTGGCCAACATCAAGGCCATGGGCTTTTCCATGGTGGAGACCTACATCCCCTGGGCCGTCCACGAGGTCGAGCGGGGACGCTTCGATTTCGGCGGGACCGACCCCAACAAGAACCTGGAAGGCTTCATCCAGAAGGTCCACCAGGCCGACCTGAAGCTCATCGTTCGGCCCGGGCCCCACATCAACGCCGAGCTGACCTTTTTCGGCTACCCCGCCCGCGTCCTTTACGACCCCGAGGTCGCCGCCCAGGAAGCCTCCGGAGCCTTTTCCATCCATGACGCCTATCCCAAGGCCTTCCCGAATCCCAGCTACGCCTCGGGCAAGCTCTACGCCGAGACCGCCCTTTGGTTTGACGCCCTGGCCCCCATCCTCAAGCGCAACCTCCATCCGGAAGGCCCCATCGTGGCCCTGCAGGTGGACAATGAGACCGGTTATTTCTTCCGCACCGGCGCCTATCTCTTGGACTACGGCAACGATTCCCTCCTCTGGTACCGGACCTTCCTGGAAATGCGCCACGGTTCCCTGGAGGCCCTGAACCGGACCTACGGCACCACCTACCGGTCCTTCCAGGAGATCGAACCGCCCCGTTCCTTCGACGGAAAGGAACGGAAGGACCTTCCCTATTACCTGGACTGGAGCCGCTACAAGGAATGGCAGATCAACCAATGCCTCAAGCAGGTGGGGGAAATGTGGAAGGAAAGGGGTGTGGACGGGATCCCCTTCTTCCACAACTTCTTCGGGCCTTTGACCAGCCCCTACAACACCAACCAAGCGGAATGGGGGGGATTCGGCCTCGACGTGGTGGGCATCGACAATTACCCCCGCAAAGAGCAGTTCCTGGCCACCTCCCGCATCGCCAGCTACTTGGCGGGCACCTCCAAACTCCCCTTCATCCCCGAGTTCGGGTCCGGTTGCTGGTCCCTGCCCCTTTGGGAGAACACCTTCACGGTCACGGACGAGCGGTTCACGACCCCCCTTCTTTTCATGTTCGGCCTCAAGGCCGTCAACTACTACATGCTGGTGGAGCGGGACCGCTGGATGGGAAGCCCCATCACCCAGGACAACAAGATCCGTACCCCCTATTTCGAAATGTACCGTCACTGGAACGCCTTCCTGAAACGCCATCATTTCCACGAATGGGACCTGCAGGCGGACCTCCTGCTCCTGGCCAACTACGACCAGGACCGCCTCCTGAAGGCCCTCAAGAAGGTGGAGAACCATTTCGTCCACTTCCTGCCCGAAGAGATCGGTTACGAAGAGGAGCAGGGGCTTTTTCCCTACCGCGTCGAGGAGGAGGTCCCCCGTTGGTCCGACGGGTCATGGTCGTTCGCCCTTCGGAACCATCTGCCCTTGCGCTGTTCGGATACAGTGGCCCCCCTGGAACGCTTGCGCGGCCACAAGGTGGTCTGGGTCCCGACCTTCGAGGCCTTGGATAAGGAGGCCCAGGACAACCTGCGCCGCTACGCCGAGGAAGGAGGCACGGTCCTGATGGGACCCCTGGTCCCTTCCTTGGACGCCGACTACAAACCCTACTGCGCCTTTCCGGAACTCCACTCGGCGCCCGAAGCCAAGGTCGGAAAAGGCAGGGTGGTCCTGATAAGGGAGTTCGATGAGGGAAAACTGCTCCGAACCCTGGCCTCAGCCGGGGTGAACCCCGTCCTGGAAGGCCTGCCGAACCAGGTCCTGGCCACCCGGTTCCATAAGGATGGCAAGACCATGGTGTTCCTGGCCAACGCCCAGGATGCCCCGGCCGGTTTCGAGGTCTCCCAGAAGCTCGCCCCACTTTACGGGATCCCCGAGGATAAACCCCTCAAGCAAGGCCACCTAGTCCTGGAACCCTGGTCGGTCACCGTTTGGGAGCTGCGCCCATGA
- a CDS encoding M24 family metallopeptidase, whose protein sequence is MELKIKLQRLRGLIREHRLQGILLSNRANFSWLTGGHTSHIRSDVEKGVAALWVTPANVELWCNSIEEKRFREEEAKGLPFAYRTHPWYEPAKPRRKKAASDDGAYGLPSLKDEIARLRWSLLPEEMTRYRRVGKLSGEAMEIVGKKVRQGWRENQVAAELSKELVDRGLEATVILVGSDERLKRYRHPLPTTKKIQNRVMMVICAKGHGLIANLTRIVHFGPMPMDLRLRHRACLQVECAMWDKTAIGIEAREVFQAGVSEYAAQGFDGEWKKHHQGGPTGYETRDYLATPSCKEKLVANQALAWNPSITGTKSEDTVLLTKKGLEVLTSTPNWPMVEVKCSGKTFERPDILEAK, encoded by the coding sequence TTGGAATTAAAGATAAAACTCCAACGCCTTCGTGGTTTGATCCGGGAACATCGGTTGCAGGGGATCCTCCTTTCCAATCGGGCCAATTTCTCCTGGCTCACGGGCGGGCATACCAGCCATATCAGGTCCGACGTGGAGAAGGGGGTGGCCGCCCTCTGGGTGACCCCCGCGAACGTGGAACTTTGGTGCAACTCCATCGAGGAGAAGCGGTTCCGGGAGGAAGAGGCAAAGGGGCTTCCTTTCGCCTACCGGACCCATCCTTGGTACGAGCCCGCAAAGCCCAGGCGCAAGAAAGCCGCTTCCGATGACGGGGCCTATGGGCTTCCGTCCTTGAAGGATGAGATCGCCCGTTTGCGGTGGTCCCTTTTACCGGAGGAAATGACCCGCTACCGCCGGGTGGGAAAGCTTTCCGGCGAGGCCATGGAGATCGTAGGCAAGAAGGTCCGTCAAGGCTGGCGCGAGAACCAGGTGGCCGCCGAGCTCTCCAAAGAGCTGGTGGACCGGGGCCTGGAAGCGACCGTCATCCTGGTCGGTTCTGATGAGCGCCTGAAACGTTATCGTCACCCACTGCCCACCACTAAGAAGATCCAGAACAGGGTCATGATGGTCATCTGCGCCAAGGGTCATGGGCTCATCGCCAATCTTACCCGTATCGTCCATTTCGGGCCGATGCCTATGGACCTCCGGCTTCGCCACCGGGCTTGCCTGCAGGTGGAATGCGCCATGTGGGACAAGACGGCCATTGGGATAGAGGCCCGAGAAGTTTTCCAAGCTGGCGTTTCGGAGTATGCCGCCCAAGGTTTCGACGGCGAGTGGAAGAAGCACCACCAAGGCGGTCCCACGGGTTATGAAACCCGGGACTATTTGGCTACCCCTAGTTGTAAAGAAAAGCTGGTGGCGAACCAGGCCCTTGCCTGGAACCCTTCCATTACGGGAACCAAAAGCGAGGACACGGTCCTTTTAACGAAGAAGGGGTTGGAAGTCCTGACCTCGACCCCGAATTGGCCGATGGTGGAAGTGAAGTGTAGCGGGAAGACCTTTGAACGGCCCGATATTCTTGAAGCGAAATAA
- a CDS encoding sugar ABC transporter substrate-binding protein: MKKTTVVLWAVLSAVLLAGCSKNNGQTVRLAQFLTDPVLIEKMTRVVHDIEARHPGLHIQVDNIPYNEYQQKITTQLAAGNAPDVIFVEVNNFVDLYLRGVFEDLTPYCQKDGVDLKGYYEGLVRRFSPDGKTYVLPQDTAPSGLVFYNKKLFREAGLDYPTAKWSWPEPFLTICKKLTKTDAAGNVTRWAFTDAYSTQYDNFLYSNGSNYVDDEAHPTRLILDDPKAIEAITFRWALIQKHHVSPDPSQIQTISPAAGQMDMFLNGRVAMLCSGIWQTPRFLEKKDLDFDVVEFPRGPQGIQGWGTGGSGYAVSKSSKNKDLAWLVAKEMTTAASLTQMTQTGMMQPALKSLAESDIFLKAPGAEHKAILLKMPAHAHYQPFLASWPEIFYGTLTPALDSVWMSQTGPADVLPGLTKKINEKYFKK, encoded by the coding sequence ATGAAAAAAACAACCGTGGTTCTTTGGGCGGTCCTTTCAGCGGTCCTGTTGGCGGGTTGTTCCAAGAACAACGGCCAAACGGTCCGGCTCGCCCAGTTCCTCACCGATCCGGTGCTCATCGAAAAAATGACCCGGGTCGTTCACGATATCGAGGCGCGGCATCCGGGCCTGCATATCCAGGTCGATAACATCCCCTACAACGAATACCAGCAGAAGATCACCACCCAACTGGCGGCCGGCAACGCCCCCGACGTCATCTTCGTGGAGGTGAACAACTTCGTGGACCTCTATCTGCGCGGGGTCTTCGAGGACCTGACGCCCTATTGCCAGAAGGACGGGGTGGACCTGAAGGGCTATTACGAAGGGCTCGTCCGCCGCTTCAGCCCCGACGGTAAGACCTACGTCCTGCCCCAGGACACGGCCCCTTCGGGGCTCGTTTTCTACAACAAGAAGCTCTTCCGCGAGGCAGGGCTGGACTATCCGACCGCCAAGTGGTCCTGGCCCGAACCCTTCCTCACGATCTGCAAGAAACTCACCAAGACCGACGCCGCCGGGAACGTGACCCGCTGGGCCTTCACCGACGCCTATTCGACCCAATACGATAATTTTCTCTACAGCAACGGGTCGAACTATGTGGACGACGAGGCCCATCCGACCCGCTTGATCCTGGACGATCCGAAGGCCATCGAGGCCATCACCTTTCGTTGGGCCCTGATTCAGAAACACCACGTGTCGCCCGACCCGTCCCAGATCCAGACCATCAGCCCTGCGGCGGGGCAGATGGACATGTTCCTCAACGGGCGGGTCGCCATGCTTTGCTCGGGGATCTGGCAGACCCCCCGGTTCCTGGAGAAGAAGGACCTGGACTTCGACGTCGTCGAGTTCCCCCGCGGCCCCCAGGGGATCCAGGGTTGGGGCACGGGCGGGTCGGGCTACGCGGTCTCCAAGAGCTCCAAGAACAAGGACCTGGCCTGGCTGGTGGCCAAGGAGATGACCACGGCCGCCTCGCTCACCCAGATGACCCAGACGGGCATGATGCAGCCGGCCCTGAAGAGCCTGGCCGAGTCGGACATCTTCTTGAAGGCGCCGGGAGCGGAGCACAAGGCCATCCTCCTCAAGATGCCGGCACACGCCCATTACCAGCCTTTCCTGGCCAGTTGGCCTGAGATCTTCTACGGGACCCTCACCCCGGCCTTGGATTCGGTCTGGATGAGCCAGACGGGTCCGGCCGATGTGCTGCCGGGGCTGACCAAGAAGATCAACGAGAAGTATTTCAAAAAATAA
- a CDS encoding LacI family DNA-binding transcriptional regulator, producing MGVTIQQIAAKAGVSKATVSRVLNGLAVKYETEQRVKDIMLQMQYRPHRFARGLAAQQTGFLGVVTPSMDPFIASVIMGMEQEARRYGKLLTLGVVQENGEPEAEREVIRTMTEPPVVDGLLFFLPTTATENLLKNLIRKGFPLVVLCERRFESLASSVVIDNFDGAQQAVKHLISKGHKRIGFVGGRPELSDSTERLEGYKAALGEAGIPIDNSLILPGQYMVKSGLEAGEKFLAMANPPTAVFAANDATAIGVLKALRERKKEGTMAVVGFDDIEMASLVSPTLTTVSYDLHELGRNAVHKLMRLVTGEEKNRSVLQLKPNLVVRESA from the coding sequence CGTGTTGAACGGTTTGGCGGTCAAGTACGAGACCGAACAACGCGTGAAGGACATTATGCTGCAGATGCAGTACCGACCCCACCGCTTCGCGCGGGGCTTGGCGGCCCAGCAGACCGGGTTCCTGGGCGTGGTGACGCCTTCCATGGACCCCTTCATCGCCTCCGTCATCATGGGGATGGAACAGGAGGCCCGCCGCTACGGGAAGCTCCTGACCCTGGGCGTGGTCCAGGAGAACGGGGAACCGGAGGCGGAGCGGGAAGTGATCCGCACCATGACCGAACCCCCGGTGGTGGACGGCCTGCTTTTCTTCCTGCCCACGACCGCCACCGAGAACCTCCTGAAGAACCTCATCCGCAAGGGATTCCCCCTGGTGGTCCTCTGCGAGAGGCGTTTCGAGAGCCTGGCTTCCTCGGTGGTCATCGACAACTTCGACGGGGCCCAACAGGCCGTCAAACACCTGATCTCCAAGGGCCATAAGCGCATCGGGTTCGTCGGAGGTCGCCCCGAACTGAGCGATTCCACCGAGCGGTTGGAAGGCTATAAGGCCGCCTTGGGCGAGGCGGGGATCCCGATCGATAACTCCCTCATCCTGCCCGGGCAATATATGGTGAAGTCGGGCCTGGAGGCGGGGGAGAAGTTCCTGGCCATGGCCAATCCGCCGACCGCGGTCTTCGCCGCCAACGACGCCACCGCCATCGGGGTGCTGAAGGCCCTGCGGGAGCGCAAGAAGGAAGGGACCATGGCGGTCGTCGGGTTCGATGACATCGAGATGGCCTCCCTGGTGAGCCCGACCCTGACCACCGTGAGCTACGACCTCCATGAACTGGGCCGGAACGCCGTTCACAAGCTCATGCGGCTCGTGACGGGCGAGGAGAAGAACCGTTCGGTGCTGCAACTGAAGCCGAATCTAGTGGTCAGGGAATCGGCGTAA